Part of the Pseudodesulfovibrio hydrargyri genome is shown below.
TCCGCCTGGAGGAACGCGACGGGCAGCCGCCCCTGGCCCATCCGGTGCTCGGCAAATCCGGCCTGCTTCGGACCATTGTCCAGGCCCACGGACTGGCCGTGATCCCGGCCGACTCCGAAGGGCTCTACGCCTCGGAGTTGATTGATATTTGGATTGTCTAACAGCCTGATTTAGCTGTCATTCGATTAGAAATCCTCTTCCTGGCCATCGAGTTCGAGAATCCTCCAGCCCTCCTGCCCCTTCATCAGCACGAAGACGGAATCGTCCTCCAGGTTTCTGTCCAGCTTGCCCACCTGGACGCGGTAGCTCCCGAACACGCGGACCTCGGCCACGTCCTTATCCAGATAGACCAGCTCGAAGCCGAGCCCGGACGGGTCCACCTTGGCCGTACGCAGCAGCTTGTAGGTCCCGCGCTGGCGCTGAATCTCCTTGAATACCTCGAACTGGAAGTCGAAGCGGTCGCGCACGTGGGGCGCGAAAAGCATATGGAAGTCGTCGTCCAGCGAGGTCTGCCTGACGTAGAACTCCCTGAGCAGAACCTGTATCTCCTCGGGCACGGGATTGACCGTGTCCGCGGGCGGCACCTGGGGCTCGAACGTATCCGCCGGGTCCTTGCCGCCTTCCACCCCGCTCTGCGGCGCGGGCATCAGCGTCAGGTACAGCTTGACCTCGGACACGGCCAGTTTCATCCGCGCCAGGGCCACGCCCTCGGGAAAGACCGAGTCGACCACGATGCGCAGGGACTTGAACGGCTTGCCCGGACACTTGATGACCTGCTCGCCCTTTTCGTCGCGCAGCCAGAAGGGGAACTCCGAGCCGTCGGGATAGACCACCCGGCCCGACCGGATGCGCCGGAATTTCTCGAACTGCCCCTCGCCCTGGTGCCCGTTGTAGATGCCCAACCCCGTGATCCGCACCGGCATGTCGAAGGAGAACTCCATCCACTGCCCTTCCCCCGAGGAGATGCTCCCCCCGGCCCAGGCCGTGGACGGATCGCCGTCCATCAGGTTCCCCGGCGCGTATTCGAGACCGAGGTCCACCTTGAAGCTGGACACCCGGACGTTCACGTTCAGGGCTCGGGCCGGACCGGCCCAAAGCATGCACGCGAACAGGAAAAGCAGAGGCAACGGGACCCTATGAAGACGGAGATGAATCATGTCGGCTTACCTATCACAACAGCCCGCGTCCGTCCGCATAAAAACTTGGGCAAGAAAAGGCACGACATTCGCGTGTGTTGTCGAGGTGTTAACCGGCGAGTGCGCACCCTGCCCGGAACAGGCGGGCGTCTCCCCCCTACCCGTCCGTTATCCGGAAGACGCCCAGCCTGCCGAACTGCGCGACCTTTTCGTAGCTTCGGCGCATGGCCGCGTTGATCAGGTCCCCTTCGGGCGTCCCCTCCCGGATGTACCGGTTGTTGGTTCCGCGAACGATGAAGTACGGCTTTTTGGCAAAGGTATCCTCGATCTCGGAGAGCGCCGTCGCCGTGCGGCCGGAGTCGATCGAGACCTCGACCGGCAATGTGATCTTGCTCGGGTGCATCACATATCTGGAGGGCGGCTCCATGGAGAGCAGCCAGTATATGATGTGATCGTTCATGGCCCATATTGCCCGCCCCTCCGGAAGGTGCGCGCGTATGTACCGGGCCGTTTCGGATTCGTCGCTGGCGACGACATGGTACTCGCCGTCCATATGCCAGACGATCCCGGACAGCCGCTGGAGCGTGAAGGACAGGGGCAGCAACGGCAGCAGGAGGATGTAGAGAGCCAGACCAAGGCCCAGCAGCCGCGGCCCGACGCCATATTTGAGAAGACGGGACAGGACAAGCCCGCCGAACAATGCCAGGGCCGGGATCAGTTGAATGACATAATGCGCATAGAGCGTCTTCCCGCCCAGAAAGGACACCGTCGTGGCCGCCAGGATCAACCCCAGAAACACCAGATGCCTGGCATGCCCGGAGGGGCGTCCGGCGCGTTGCGCGATGTCGAGAAACAGTCCGCAAAGCGCCACTACCATGAAGGGGTTCCAGCCGTCGTTCCACGTCCACAGGAGCATCTTCAGCCCGCCGATGCTCATGGCCCCGTCCAGCCCCTCCAGGGGAGTCAGGACCACGGCCCGGTACAGGTCGCCGAGGGCATGGCGGGCGTAAAACGGATACAGGGTCAGGAGCAGAACGCAGACGCCGCCCAGGGCGTAGAGCGAGGCCCGGCGCGGAAATCCGCGTCTGTCCTCGAGCAGGATGAACAGGACGCCCGGTGCCGAGAAAAGACAGGTGTACGCCAGATTGCTCCGGATCAGCACGGCCGCGCCCATGCACGCCCCGGCCAGAAACATGGCCCAGCCGCGTTTGTTTTCGGCGATGACCAGATACACGCAGACCATCAGCGGAGCCATGGCCACCGCTTCCGACAGCACGGCCGCCCCGCTTCCCACGGACATGCCGGAGATACACAGGATCCCGGCGAGCAAACCGGCCCGCCCGTCCCACATGCGCCGGGCCAGAAAATAGCAGGCACCGGCCGTGACAAAGACGCACAGGGCGCCCGCCGCGCGCACGGCCGGGACCGAGGCCCCGAACAGCTTGATCGCACCGGCGAAGAAGTAGAACAGGAGCGGGGGCTTTATGTCGAAATAATCGGCATACGGCAGGCCGCCGTTGAGGATGTGCTGCCCGAACAGGATGAAGGTGGACTCGTCCCAGTCGATCGTCGGCGTATAAAAGGCGGGAAACCGGACGGCGAACGCCAGGACAAGGAGCAGCGGCACCGCCGCTTGGGGATTCCCCAAAAAGCGCAAATGGTTTTCTGTCATCATCCTGTTGTCATGGCGGCCCGGGCGGCGGCCACCCTACCGCATCGACCGGTTGTCCGAGTGAAACGGCCCGCCCTTTTTCCCGGCGCCCCATGTGATGCGCGAGTTCATCAGATAGTTCACCACCGTTCCGCCGACGATGCCGACGCAGTTGGCGAGTATGTCGTACATGCCGA
Proteins encoded:
- a CDS encoding discoidin domain-containing protein, translated to MIHLRLHRVPLPLLFLFACMLWAGPARALNVNVRVSSFKVDLGLEYAPGNLMDGDPSTAWAGGSISSGEGQWMEFSFDMPVRITGLGIYNGHQGEGQFEKFRRIRSGRVVYPDGSEFPFWLRDEKGEQVIKCPGKPFKSLRIVVDSVFPEGVALARMKLAVSEVKLYLTLMPAPQSGVEGGKDPADTFEPQVPPADTVNPVPEEIQVLLREFYVRQTSLDDDFHMLFAPHVRDRFDFQFEVFKEIQRQRGTYKLLRTAKVDPSGLGFELVYLDKDVAEVRVFGSYRVQVGKLDRNLEDDSVFVLMKGQEGWRILELDGQEEDF
- a CDS encoding ArnT family glycosyltransferase; this translates as MPLLLVLAFAVRFPAFYTPTIDWDESTFILFGQHILNGGLPYADYFDIKPPLLFYFFAGAIKLFGASVPAVRAAGALCVFVTAGACYFLARRMWDGRAGLLAGILCISGMSVGSGAAVLSEAVAMAPLMVCVYLVIAENKRGWAMFLAGACMGAAVLIRSNLAYTCLFSAPGVLFILLEDRRGFPRRASLYALGGVCVLLLTLYPFYARHALGDLYRAVVLTPLEGLDGAMSIGGLKMLLWTWNDGWNPFMVVALCGLFLDIAQRAGRPSGHARHLVFLGLILAATTVSFLGGKTLYAHYVIQLIPALALFGGLVLSRLLKYGVGPRLLGLGLALYILLLPLLPLSFTLQRLSGIVWHMDGEYHVVASDESETARYIRAHLPEGRAIWAMNDHIIYWLLSMEPPSRYVMHPSKITLPVEVSIDSGRTATALSEIEDTFAKKPYFIVRGTNNRYIREGTPEGDLINAAMRRSYEKVAQFGRLGVFRITDG